Below is a genomic region from Mycolicibacterium neworleansense.
GGGAGTGGCCTTCTCGGCAGCGAAGATCAGATCGCCCTCGTTCTCGCGGTCCTCGTCGTCGATCACCACCACGGCTTTGCCCGCCGCGATATCGGCTATCGCCCTCTCGACGGAATCGAGCCTGGTCATCTGCGCCACCTTGCCTGTTCGAATGCCAGGTCCCAATGCGGGACCATGCCGACTCCAGTATGAACCACCGAAATCCAGCGGTTATTGCCAGCTCTTATTCACCGGGACCGGCCATCAGCCGTTCCACGTATTTGGCGATGATGTCCACCTCGAGATTGACCGTGGTCCCCACGGCCGCCTGGCCCAGCGTGGTGAGCTCGCGCGTAGTCGGGATCAGTGACACCTCGAACCAGTCGTCGGCCACCGCGGACACCGTCAGGGAGACTCCGTCGACCGTGATCGAGCCCTTCTCCACCACATAGCGCGACAGCGTGGTGGGCAGGCCGATGCGCACCACTTCCCAGTGGTCGAAGGGCGTGCGGGAGATCACAGTCCCGGTGCCGTCCACGTGGCCCTGCACGATGTGGCCTCCCAGGCGGCTGTTGACCGCGGCGGCGCGCTCCAGGTTGACCCGGCTGCCCACGCCGACCCCGCCCAGGCTCGACCGGTTGAGGGTCTCCCCCATGACGTCGGCGGTGAACGCGCCGTCGGGCAGGACGTCCACCACGGTCAGACAGACGCCGTTCACCGCGATCGAGTCGCCGTGGCCGGCGTCGGCGGTGACCACGGGGCCGCGGATGGTGAACCGGGCGGCATCCGTCAGCTCCGCCTTGTCGATCAGGACACCCAGCTCTTCAACGATTCCGGTGAACACGCCGACCAGAGTATTCGCCTCGACTGGGAGTTGGAGAAAACGCCCGGCCGCCACGAACCTCTACGATGCAGTCATGCAGACGCGCCCACGCTTCGCAGTCCAGTCCTTATTCGCAATCGTCTTCGCAGCGGCCGCCCTCGTCGCGGGCTGCTCGTCGGCTCCCGAGACGTCGAACGCCCCGCTGCCCGAGGCCGCCACGTTGCTGCAGGAATCTGCAGCCACCACCAAGGCCCAGCAGAGCGTGCATCTGCTGCTGACCGTGCAGGGCACGATCAAGGGCCTCCCCGTGGAGAAGCTCGACGGCGACCTGACCAACTCGCCCGCGGTGGCGGCACAGGGAACCGTGGATCTCGACGCCTTCGGCCAGAAGATCTCCGACGCGAAGTTCGTGGTCGCCGACGGGAACCTGTATGCCGCGCTGACGGCAGGCGATCCGCTGTCCGATTACGGACCTGCCGAAAAGATCTACGACGTGTCGACGATCTTGAACCCCGACCTGGGCCTGGCGAACGTGCTGTCGAACTTCACCGACCCCAAGGCGGACGGTCGCGAATCCATCGGCGGCACCGAGGGCGTCCGGGTGACCGGCACCGTCAGCGCCGACGCCGTCAACAAGATCGCCCCGCAGCTCAAGGCCGAGGGCCAGGTCCCGGCCACCGCGTGGATCTCCGAAGACGGCGACCACGCGCTGCTGCAGGCCAAGCTCGAACCCACCCCCGGCAACAGTGT
It encodes:
- a CDS encoding LppX_LprAFG lipoprotein — protein: MQTRPRFAVQSLFAIVFAAAALVAGCSSAPETSNAPLPEAATLLQESAATTKAQQSVHLLLTVQGTIKGLPVEKLDGDLTNSPAVAAQGTVDLDAFGQKISDAKFVVADGNLYAALTAGDPLSDYGPAEKIYDVSTILNPDLGLANVLSNFTDPKADGRESIGGTEGVRVTGTVSADAVNKIAPQLKAEGQVPATAWISEDGDHALLQAKLEPTPGNSVTMTLSDWGKQVTVTKPAS
- a CDS encoding riboflavin synthase produces the protein MFTGIVEELGVLIDKAELTDAARFTIRGPVVTADAGHGDSIAVNGVCLTVVDVLPDGAFTADVMGETLNRSSLGGVGVGSRVNLERAAAVNSRLGGHIVQGHVDGTGTVISRTPFDHWEVVRIGLPTTLSRYVVEKGSITVDGVSLTVSAVADDWFEVSLIPTTRELTTLGQAAVGTTVNLEVDIIAKYVERLMAGPGE